In a genomic window of Saccharothrix sp. HUAS TT1:
- a CDS encoding TetR/AcrR family transcriptional regulator — MPRPKTHDDALRGRLLERAGEVLSTEGPGALSLRRLAADVNTSTTAVYSLFGGKPALLNSVYEEAFRRFGDRIASVPQTDDPVEDVVQIGLAYRESALADPQFYLVMFSKVVPDFEPSDETKEAAVRTFLPVVRDVGRAVECGAFPAEPPERIALAMWGLVHGLVSLELNGNLPPGVEIAPVYERALRAQTDGWRR, encoded by the coding sequence GTGCCACGACCGAAGACACACGACGACGCGCTCCGCGGCCGGCTGCTGGAGCGGGCGGGTGAGGTGCTGTCCACCGAAGGACCCGGCGCTCTGAGCTTGCGCAGGCTCGCGGCGGATGTCAACACCTCGACCACGGCCGTGTACTCGTTGTTCGGCGGCAAGCCCGCGCTGCTGAACTCCGTGTACGAGGAGGCGTTCCGCCGATTCGGTGACCGCATCGCGAGCGTGCCGCAGACCGACGACCCGGTGGAGGACGTCGTCCAGATCGGCCTGGCGTACCGGGAGAGCGCGCTCGCCGACCCGCAGTTCTACCTCGTGATGTTCAGCAAGGTGGTGCCGGACTTCGAGCCGTCCGACGAGACGAAGGAAGCCGCCGTCCGGACGTTCCTGCCGGTGGTGCGGGACGTCGGCCGCGCGGTGGAGTGCGGCGCGTTCCCGGCCGAGCCGCCCGAGCGGATCGCGCTGGCGATGTGGGGCCTGGTGCACGGGCTGGTGAGCCTGGAGCTGAACGGGAACCTGCCGCCGGGCGTCGAGATCGCTCCGGTGTACGAGCGCGCGCTGCGAGCGCAAACGGACGGCTGGCGCCGTTGA
- a CDS encoding type II toxin-antitoxin system VapB family antitoxin, which yields MTLRLSDEENRRLDELAAAEGRSKQEVVRLALAERWARLQKEEQLSEVLGRVLPKYRGLLDRLGSA from the coding sequence ATGACTCTGCGTCTGAGCGACGAGGAGAACCGGCGGCTCGACGAACTCGCCGCGGCCGAGGGCCGTTCGAAGCAGGAGGTCGTGCGCCTGGCGCTGGCCGAGCGCTGGGCCAGACTGCAGAAGGAGGAGCAGCTGTCCGAAGTCCTCGGACGCGTGCTCCCCAAGTACCGCGGCCTGCTCGACCGCCTCGGTTCCGCCTGA
- a CDS encoding type II toxin-antitoxin system death-on-curing family toxin → MVNYLDAGDLLVLATAVTGGDLVVRDLGLLDSAAHRPRATVLGVEAYDTLWLKASALLDSIVRTRPLAEGNWRLGWVAAVTLCDINGWWIDAEEDEALDLVRALGREQVDVAGMAAHLEAWGLPKDDRPDD, encoded by the coding sequence GTGGTCAACTACCTCGACGCCGGCGACTTGCTCGTGCTGGCGACCGCCGTCACCGGCGGGGACCTGGTCGTGCGCGACTTAGGTCTCCTCGACTCCGCAGCCCACCGCCCACGGGCCACAGTGCTGGGGGTCGAGGCGTACGACACGCTCTGGCTGAAAGCTTCCGCGTTGCTCGACTCCATCGTCCGCACGCGCCCGCTGGCCGAGGGGAACTGGCGGTTGGGCTGGGTCGCGGCGGTGACGTTGTGCGACATCAACGGCTGGTGGATCGACGCCGAGGAGGACGAGGCGCTGGACCTGGTCCGCGCGCTGGGCCGGGAGCAGGTCGACGTCGCCGGCATGGCCGCCCACCTGGAGGCGTGGGGCCTGCCCAAGGACGACCGACCGGACGACTGA
- a CDS encoding MerR family transcriptional regulator, with translation MTYSIAQAAERSGLSIDTLRYYERIGLVDPPARDSGGRRSYSEDDLGWLVFLTRLRTTGMPIRMMREYAQLRHRGAATAGRRKQMLFEHRASVRARIAELQSCLEVLEYKITHYEQIEHTFSEGITA, from the coding sequence GTGACTTACTCGATCGCCCAAGCGGCCGAGCGCAGCGGGTTGTCGATCGACACCCTGCGCTACTACGAACGGATCGGCCTGGTCGACCCGCCCGCCCGCGACTCCGGCGGGCGGCGCAGCTACAGCGAGGACGACCTGGGCTGGCTGGTCTTCCTGACCCGCCTGCGCACCACCGGCATGCCCATCCGCATGATGCGCGAGTACGCGCAGCTCCGACACCGCGGCGCGGCCACCGCGGGCCGGCGCAAGCAGATGCTGTTCGAGCACCGCGCCTCGGTCCGCGCGCGCATCGCCGAGCTCCAGTCGTGCCTGGAGGTGCTGGAGTACAAGATCACGCACTACGAGCAGATCGAGCACACCTTCAGCGAGGGGATCACCGCGTGA
- a CDS encoding aldo/keto reductase, whose product MGMSQSYGAGDEAESTATVHRALDLGVRLLDTADVYGAGANEELVGRAIRSRRDEVVLATKFGLADPDRKPRGDAGYVRRAAEASLRRLGVDHVDLYYQHRVDPDVPIEETVGAMAELVAEGKVRYLGLSEAGAATIRRAHAVHPISAVQSEWSLWTRDIEAEVAPTCRELGIGIVPFSPLGRGFLTGRVTSVADLAEDDVRRTLPRFADGNFARNTAIVEALRALAAERGVTAGQLALAWVHHRGEHVVPIPGTKRVEYLEENVAAADLRLSADDLRAIEDAAPAVAGDRYPPEFLKLSDK is encoded by the coding sequence ATGGGCATGAGCCAGTCGTACGGCGCCGGTGACGAGGCCGAGTCGACCGCCACCGTCCACCGGGCCCTCGACCTGGGCGTCCGGCTGCTCGACACCGCCGACGTCTACGGCGCGGGCGCGAACGAGGAGCTGGTGGGCCGGGCGATCCGGTCCCGGCGGGACGAGGTCGTGCTGGCCACCAAGTTCGGCCTCGCCGACCCGGACCGCAAGCCGCGCGGCGACGCGGGCTACGTCAGGCGGGCCGCCGAGGCGTCGCTGCGCCGGCTCGGCGTCGACCACGTCGACCTGTACTACCAGCACCGGGTCGACCCGGACGTGCCGATCGAGGAGACGGTCGGCGCGATGGCCGAACTCGTCGCCGAGGGCAAGGTCCGCTACTTGGGGCTGTCCGAGGCGGGCGCCGCCACGATCCGGCGCGCGCACGCCGTGCACCCGATCAGCGCCGTGCAGAGCGAGTGGTCGCTGTGGACGCGTGACATCGAGGCCGAGGTCGCGCCGACGTGCCGCGAGCTGGGCATCGGCATCGTGCCGTTCTCCCCGCTCGGCCGCGGGTTCCTCACCGGCCGCGTCACGTCCGTCGCCGACCTGGCCGAGGACGACGTGCGGCGCACCCTGCCCCGGTTCGCCGACGGGAACTTCGCCCGCAACACGGCGATCGTCGAGGCGCTGAGGGCCCTCGCGGCGGAGCGCGGCGTCACGGCGGGCCAGTTGGCGCTGGCCTGGGTGCACCACCGGGGTGAGCACGTCGTGCCGATCCCGGGCACCAAGCGGGTGGAGTACCTGGAGGAGAACGTCGCCGCCGCCGACCTGCGGCTCAGCGCCGACGACCTGCGCGCGATCGAGGACGCCGCGCCCGCCGTCGCGGGTGACCGGTACCCGCCGGAGTTCCTGAAGCTCTCGGACAAGTAG
- a CDS encoding aldo/keto reductase, producing MENRRLGALDVSAQGLGCMGMSEFYGPGDEAESTATVHRALDLGVTFLDTADMYGPFTNEELVGRAIRSRRDEVVLATKFAVVRDPGTPRSAWGLRGDPEYVKQAADASLRRLGVDHVDLYYQHRVDPNVPIEDTVGAMAELVERGKVRHIGLSEAGAATIRRAHAVHPISAVQTEWSLWSRDIEEEVVPTCRELGIGVVAYSPLGRGFLTGRYTSKDAFAPGDFRLVGQPRFADGNFDRNLALVESLRAVARELDVTPAQVALAWVHHQGAVPIPGTKRVKYLEENAAAADLRLTDDQLARVAAAVPADAVAGDRYPAEVMRSAIGR from the coding sequence GTGGAGAACCGCCGGTTGGGCGCGCTCGACGTGAGCGCGCAGGGCCTGGGCTGCATGGGCATGAGCGAGTTCTACGGCCCCGGCGACGAGGCCGAGTCCACCGCCACCGTCCACCGCGCGCTGGACCTGGGCGTCACGTTCCTGGACACGGCCGACATGTACGGGCCGTTCACCAACGAGGAGCTGGTGGGCCGGGCGATCCGGTCCCGGCGCGACGAGGTCGTGCTGGCCACCAAGTTCGCCGTGGTCCGCGACCCGGGCACGCCGCGCTCGGCGTGGGGCCTGCGCGGCGACCCGGAGTACGTCAAGCAGGCCGCCGACGCGTCGCTGCGGCGGCTCGGCGTCGACCACGTCGACCTGTACTACCAGCACCGCGTCGACCCGAACGTGCCGATCGAGGACACCGTGGGCGCGATGGCCGAGCTGGTCGAGCGGGGCAAGGTCCGGCACATCGGCCTGTCCGAGGCGGGCGCGGCGACGATCCGGCGCGCGCACGCCGTGCACCCGATCAGCGCCGTGCAGACCGAGTGGTCGCTGTGGTCGCGCGACATCGAGGAGGAGGTCGTGCCGACGTGCCGCGAGCTGGGCATCGGCGTCGTGGCCTACTCGCCGCTCGGGCGGGGTTTCCTCACCGGCCGGTACACGTCGAAGGACGCGTTCGCGCCCGGCGACTTCCGCCTGGTCGGCCAGCCCCGGTTCGCCGACGGCAACTTCGACCGCAACCTGGCCCTGGTCGAGTCGCTGCGGGCGGTGGCGCGAGAGCTGGACGTGACGCCCGCGCAGGTCGCGCTGGCGTGGGTGCACCACCAGGGCGCGGTGCCGATCCCGGGCACCAAGCGGGTGAAGTACCTGGAGGAGAACGCCGCCGCCGCGGACCTGCGGCTGACCGACGACCAGCTGGCCCGCGTGGCCGCCGCCGTGCCCGCCGACGCGGTCGCGGGCGACCGCTACCCGGCCGAGGTGATGCGGTCCGCCATCGGCCGCTAG
- a CDS encoding flavodoxin family protein: MPRLLIVHHTPSPAMQELFEAVLAGANDPEIGGVEVVRRPALSATASDVLGADGYLLGTPVNIGYISGALKHFFDTVYYPCLDATRGRPFGAYVHGNLGVEGAVRALRDITTGLGWRAVAETLSLTGAPDGVARERCRELGGVVAATVAG, from the coding sequence GTGCCCCGCCTGCTGATCGTGCACCACACGCCGTCACCCGCCATGCAGGAGCTGTTCGAGGCGGTGTTGGCGGGGGCGAACGACCCTGAGATCGGGGGCGTCGAGGTGGTGCGGCGGCCCGCGTTGTCGGCGACCGCCTCCGACGTGCTGGGAGCCGACGGCTACCTGCTCGGCACGCCCGTCAACATCGGGTACATCAGCGGCGCGCTGAAGCACTTCTTCGACACCGTCTACTACCCGTGCCTGGACGCCACGCGCGGGCGGCCGTTCGGGGCGTACGTGCACGGCAACCTGGGTGTCGAGGGCGCGGTGAGGGCGTTGCGGGACATCACGACCGGGCTGGGGTGGCGGGCGGTGGCGGAGACGCTGTCGCTGACGGGCGCGCCGGACGGCGTCGCGCGGGAGCGGTGCCGTGAGCTGGGTGGCGTGGTCGCGGCCACGGTGGCCGGATGA